The nucleotide sequence TTTCGGGCGGCGCCTCAAGACCGCCGTCGAGTGCGGTCTTGAGGGCGGTCAGACGATGGTCCTGGGCGGAAACGCTGAAGTCATCGACGTAGAGCACGAACCGTTCCTGCCGTTCGCGCAGCGGCGCGACGATATCGGGCAGGTCGGTGAGGTCGTGTGGCGATACTTCCACCAGCCGCAGGCCGCTATCACCGTAGAGGTGCAGCGCCGCCTTCACCAGCGAGGACTTGCCGGTTCCGCGGGCGCCGGTCAGTAAGGTGTGATTGGCCGGATGCCGGTGCACGAACTGCTGAAGGTTGTCGAAAAACGCCTGCTTCTGACGGTCGATACCGATCAGACTTGCCGGGTCAACCTGGTGTAGCGGGGTGACCGGGGTCAGCGCCCCCCGCGCCCAGCGAAAGGCCAGACCCTGTCCGAGGTCGGTCATGCCGTGGCGTCCAGTATCCAGGTCGCCACGCCGGCGGGGTCATCCCACATCGGGACGTGACCCCAGCCAGCCGGGTGCGACCACTTGACGCTGGCGGGGACCCGATCGCGGCGCTGGGCGCCGCGGGTCAGCAGCCAGTCGCGGCGGCCGAAGGCAATGCTGCAAGGCACATTCAGTCGTTCCGGATGCGCCAGCGGGCCGATCGCCTCCAGCGTCGGAATGACGCCTGGCGCGGTCGCCAGATGGTGGGCCTGGGCGCGGGCGACGTCTGCCGGGATGCGGTCGCCGCGGACGCTCATTGGTACCGCCAACATGAGCCGACGCGCCAGCCCGAAGCGCAGCAGGTAATCCGCAAGACTGCTGCCCTTGCGCAGGGCGAACCGCAGGGTCCGCAGAACAGGCCGGGTATGCCAGGGGCTGTCGACCGGCCACAGGCCGGCGGGTGAAATCGCCGCGACGCTGCGCGCCCCCCCTTGAAGTGCCAGGGCCAGTGCGATGCCGCCCCCCATCGAGTTGCCGGCGACGTCAACCGGTCCGGCGATGCCGCGTCGGTCCAGTTCATGCTGCAGGGCGGTTGCCAGCGCCTCGAGCGTCGGCGTTTGATCCGGGAGCATCGGTGTGGTGCCGAACCCGGGGACATCCAGCGCCAGGACCCGACGATGTCGGGCCAGTGCCTCCATGACCGGCGCCCACGCCGCGTGGGTCATGCCAAGGCCGTGTAACAGGACCAGCGGACGGCCGGCGCCGCGTTCAATGCCGCCCCAGTCCGGTGCCTGCGCTGTCATGATCAGGCGAGCTTCTTGTGGCGGTTACGGCGATTGACGCCCGGTTCGGCACCGGTCCGCCGACGGAAGTCGTCCTCATACTCGCGATAGTTGCCCTCCAGAAACACGATCTCGCCGGAATCCTCGAACGCCAGAATGTGGGTTGCGATGCGGTCGAGGAACCAGCGATCGTGGGAGATCACCAGGGCGTTGCCGGGGAAGTCCAGCAGCGCCTCTTCCAGCGCGCGCAAGGTCTCAACGTCGAGATCGTTGGTGGGTTCGTCGAGCAGCAGCAGGTTGCCGCCGGCCAGCAGCAGCTTGGCCAGATGCACCCGGTTGCGCTCCCCGCCCGACAGATCCTTCAGCCGCTTCTGCTGGCTTTCGCCCTTGAAGTTGAAACGGCCGATGTAGGCGCGTGAGGGCATCTCGAAGCTGCCGGCGCGGAGGATGTCCTGACCGTTGGCAATTTCCTGGAACACGGTCTTGTCGCCATCCAGCGCGTCGCGGTTCTGGTCGACGTAGGCGATCTTCACGGTTTCGCCGACGCGGATGCTGCCCTCGTCCGGCGTCTCCTGCCCGGTGAGCATGCGGAACAGTGTGGTCTTGCCGCGGCCGTTGGCACCGATGATGCCGACGATGGCGCCGCGGGGGATGCGGAAATTCAGGCCCTGGTAGAGCCACCGGCCGTCGTACTGCTTGCCGACATTGTCGACCTCCAGCACCACATCACCGAGACGCGGGCCGGGCGGGATATAGAGTTCCTTGGTCTCGCTGCGCTTCTGATACTCCTGCGAGGCCAGTTCTTCGTAGGCCTTGATACGCGCCTTCGACTTGGTCTGCCGGCCCTTGGGGTTCTGGCGCACCCACTCCAGCTCCTCCTTCATGGCCTTGGCGCGGGCGTCGTCCTGCTTCTGTTCGACTTCATGGCGCTTGTCCTTCTGCTCCAGCCAGGACGAGTAGTTGCCCTGCCAGGGAATGCCGTGGCCACGGTCCAGCTCGAGAATCCAGCCGGCGACGTTGTCGAGGAAGTAGCGATCGTGGGTGACCGCAATGATGGTGCCGGGGAAATCCTTGAGGAATTTTTCCAGCCAGGCGACCGACTCGGCATCGAGGTGGTTGGTCGGTTCGTCGAGCAGAATCATGTCCGGCTTGGACAGCAGCAGCCGGCACAGAGCGACGCGACGACGCTCGCCACCGGAGAGGCGGCTGACATCGGCGTCCCAGGCCGGCAGGTTGAGGGCCTCGGCAGCCTTGTCGAGGATCATGTCGACATTGTGGCCATCGAGTGTTTCGAGCTCGGATTCCAGCTTTTGTTGCTTTTCGCTCAGCTTCTCGAAGTCGGCATCTTCCTCGGCGTAGGCGGCGTACACCTTGTCCAGTTCGGCCTTGATGCGGAAGATGTCGGTGAGTGCTTCTTCAACATTGCCCCGCACGTCCTTCGATGGGTCGAGCCGGGGCTCCTGCGGCAGGTAGCCCATGCGAATGCCGGGCTGCGGCCGCGCTTCACCGTGAAATTCCTTGTCGATGCCGGCCATGATTTTCAGCAGGGTCGACTTGCCGGCACCGTTGTACCCGAGCACGCCGATCTTGGCCCCCGGGAAGAACGACAGCGAGATGTCACGGAGGATCTCTTTCTTCGGCGGAACGGTCTTGCCGACCCGGTTCATGGTGTAAACGTACTGGCTCATGGTCACCGCAAATGCGTTGGGGAATCGGGCGCGCATTATCCGGGCCTGCCGCCGGCTTGGGAACCTCTGCGGCTCGACAGCGCCCGTAGTCAGGCGTTCGGCGGCGGGCAGGTGGGCGGTTTTACCTGCCGCATGCGCTGGCTGGCGACCGCTGCGGACGGCCTGGGCAACTGATTTGATGTCAAACGAATAATCCTATATGCTTTGACATCAAATGAATTCCGTTGTCACGCCAAACGACGAGCTGACCCGTCTCGCCAGCGCCCTGCGTCGCATCGCACAGGGGCTCGACAGTCACTCCAAGCTGCTCGAAGTCCGCGCCGGCCTCACGGCGTCGCAGTTGCTCTGCCTGCAGGTCCTCGCCGTGCAGGGCAGTCTGCCGGCGAGCCGGCTGGCGGCCGCCGTGAGCCTGACACCCGGCACCATCAGCCTGGTCCTGGACCGCCTCGAAGCCAAGGGTCTTGTGCAGCGGGTGCGTTCCCCGCGCGACCGGCGGCAGTTCGATCTGGTGTTGACCGATGCCGGACGGCAGCGGATGCAGGAGGCGCCCGGGGTGCTGCCGGCGATCTTCGTCGAACGCTTCGCGACGCTTCCTTCGAGCCGGCAGCAGCGGTTGGTGCAGACCCTAGATGATTTGACGGCGCTGATGCAGCCGTTGAAGGAGCCCACGCGCAGCGCCTGACGGCCTGTGCATCTCGACACAAGGAGAACCCGCATGTGCGGATTCGCCGGTGAGCGCCGATTTGACGGCCGCGCCGCCTCAGTAGAATCAGTCGCCGCGATGAGCGCGGCCGTGGCCCGTCGCGGGCCGGACGCCGAGGGCGTCTATGCCCAGGGCCCGTTGGCGGTCGGACATCGCCGCCTCAAGATCATGGATCTCAGCGAGCGCGCCCAGCAGCCGATGATCGACCCGCTGTTGGGCCTGGGCGTGGTCTTCAACGGCGCCCTGTACAACCATCCCGAGCTTCGCGCTGAACTGCGGGCGGACGGCTATCACTTCCACTCGGAAGGCGATACCGAAGTCATCCTCAAGGCCTGGCATCGCTGGGGCGAGGACTGCGTGCAGCACTTCCAGGGCATGTTTGCGTTCGCGCTCTGGGAGCGTGATAGCGGGCGGCTGGTGCTGGCCCGCGACCGCCTCGGGATCAAGCCGCTTTACTACAGTCGCGATGGCCGGCGTCTTCGGTTCGCCTCGACACTGCCGGCGCTGCTCGCCGGCGGCGATATCAGCAGCGAGATCGATCCGGTGGCGCTGCATCATTACCTCCACTTCCACGCAGTGGTACCGGCCCCGCACACCCTGTTGGCCGGCGTGCGCAAGCTGGCGCCCGGCACGCTGCAGGTGATCGAGCCGGACGGACAGGTCCGGGAGCGTTGTTATTGGTCCCTCTCGTTTGAGCGCAATGCAGACGACACCCGGCGCAGCTTCGACGACTGGCGCGATGAAGTACTGGCGGCCACGCGCCTGGCCGTCCATCGCCGGCTGGTCTCGGATCAGCCTGTGGGGGCGTTGCTCTCGGGGGGGGTCGATTCCAGTCTGATCGTCGGACTGATGGCCGAGAACGGGGCCAACCTGCGGACCTACTCCATCGGTTTCGAGGACGTCGGCAGCGAAAAGGGCAATGAGTTCGAATACTCCGATTGCGTCGCCCAGCACTTTGCGACCCAGCACCAGCAGATCCGTATCGACAGCCGCAATTTGCTCCGCCGTCTGCCGGAAGCCATCGCCGCCATGAGTGAACCCATGGTGTCGCATGACTGCGTAGCGTTCTACCTGCTGTCCGAGGCGGTGTCCGAGCACAGCAAGGTGGTGCAATCGGGGCAGGGCGCCGATGAGGTTTTTGGTGGCTATCACTGGTACCCGCCGTTGCTCGACAGCGCTGACGGGGCTGGCGACTATGCCCGCGGCTTCTGTGACCGCGATCAGGCCGAATATCGGCAGGTGGTGTCACCGGCACTGGCCTGTGCCGATGACGTCAGCCGCGACTTCATCGCCCGTCACTTCGGTGCGCCCGGTGCCACGCGTCCGGTGGATCAGGCGCTGCGGATGGATACCACGGTAATGCTGGTCGATGACCCGGTGAAGCGGGTCGACAACATGACGATGGCTTTCGGGCTCGAAGCCCGGGTGCCGTTTCTTGACCACGAACTGGTCGAGCTGGCAGCCCGCATTCCCGCCGAGCACAAGCTGGCCCCGCATCTGGGCGAAGCCGGCGGCAAGCACGTGCTCAAGGAAGCGGCGCGGGCAGTGATCCCCGCGAAGGTGATTGATCGCCCCAAAGGTTACTTTCCGGTACCGGCGCTGAAATATCTGCGAGGGGACTTTCTCGACTACACCCGGGATCTGCTCCGCAATGACGCGGCCCGTCGCCGCGGGTTGTTTCAGTCGCCCTATGTTGACACCCTGCTGGCCGACCCGGAGGCGCACATCACGCCGCTGCGCGGGTCCAAGCTCTGGCAGCTGGCCTTGCTCGAAGGGTGGCTGCAAACCCACGTCGATAGCCACTGAGACAGGGACGCGTCATGACCACCCCTTCACGTCGACATCATCGCGCCGACGCGCGTTTGGCCCGTCGTACTGGTGTCAGTCTCGACCACTGGGCGCAGCAGGCCGGTGATCCGGCGCTGCGGCCGGACAAGCGGGACGTCAGCATCGACTGCGGCTGGGGGCATCTGCTGTTGGCGCAGACCTACGACGATGCCGCCACCGTGGCGCGCCACCTGGATGCCGAGTCGACCGGGCGTCGCAACATCGCCATCTACGTGCGTGACCCCCATGTCATTCTGGCGCAGCAACCGCAGAAGCTGTTTCTGGACCCCAGCCATACGTTTCGTTTGTGGCTCAGCAGCTGGCAGCCACGACGCCCGCGGCGGACCAGCTTCACCCTGCGACGCTTGCGCACCAAGGCCGATGCCCAGGCGATCCACCGGATTTATCAGGCACGGGGCATGGTGCCCGCCGCCCCCGAATTCGTGTGGAAGAACCGGGCCGGACGACTGCTGACCTACTTTGTTGCCGAGGATGACCGCACTGGCCAGGTGGTGGGCACGGTGATGGGTGTCGATCATGTACAGGCCTTTGACGACCCCGAACAGGGCTCCAGCCTGTGGTGTCTCGCCGTCGATCCGACAGCGCACGCGCCGGGGGTGGGTCAGGCATTGGTCAACACCCTGGCCGCGCACTATCAGGCGCGGGGGCGTGCCTTCATGGACCTCTCGGTCATGCACGACAACGATCAGGCCATCGGGCTTTACGAGAAAATGGGCTTCCAGCGGGTGCCGGTGTTTGCGGTGAAGTGCAAGAACGCCATCAACGAATCGCTGTTCGTGCCCCACGCGCCTGCCGGCGAACTCAACCCTTACGCCCAGATCATTGCCGATGAGGCGCTGCGGCGGGGGATCCGGGTGGATGTACTGGATGCCGAGAACGGTTACCTGCGGATGACCCTCGGCGCGCGCTCACTGGTCTGCCGTGAGTCCCTGTCGGAGCTCACCAGTGCCGTCGCCATGAGCCGCTGCCAGGACAAGCGGGTCACCTCGCGTCTGCTGGCTGGCGCCGGTCTGCGGGTGCCCGGTCAGCGAGTGGCCGATGGCAGCGCCGACGATGTGACCTTCTTGCGAAAGCTCGGGGCGGTGGTGGTGAAGCCGGCAGACGGCGAGCAGGGGGCCGGCATCAGTGTGGATGTGCGGACCAGCCGCGAACTGCGCACCGCCATCAAGCAGGCGCACCGTGTCCACGAAACGGCCTTGATCGAAGAATACTGCCCCGGTGATGACTTGCGGATCGTGGTGATCGGCTTTGAAGTGGTGGCGGCGGCGTTGCGGAAGCCGCCGGAGGTGGTGGGTGACGGCCAGCTGCAGGTGGGCGAGCTGATCGAAAAGCTCTCGCGGCGTCGGCAGGCGGCGACCCAGGGCGAATCACGGATCCCGATCGACCGAGAGACCGAGCGCTGCATCAAGCGCGATGGCTACACCATGGATACGGTGCTGCCCGCTGGCACCGTTCTGCGAGTGCGCAAGACGGCCAACCTGCACACCGGTGGTACCCTTCACGATGTCACCGATCGACTTCATCCAACGCTTCGCGATGCGGCGGTTCGGGCAGCGCGAACCCTGGAAATCCCCGTCACCGGTCTCGATTTCCTGGTGACGGCGCCCGACGCGCCGGACTACGTGATCGTCGAGGCCAACGAACGTCCCGGGCTCGCCAACCACGAGCCACAACCGACGGCACAGCGGTTTGTCGACCTGCTGTTCCCGCTCACCAGCCCGCCGGAGGACCCCCGTGCGCAAGCTTGAAATTGACAACGATTACATTCGCCAGGTGCTACTTGAGCTACTGGCCATTCCCAGCCCGGTCGGCTTTACCGACGAGGTTGTGCACTACACCTGCGGCAAGCTGCGGGAGCTGGGGATTCCCTTCGAGCTGACCCGGCGAGGGGCCATCCGCGCCACCATCAAGGGTGAGACCGATCGGCCGGCCTGTGCGGTGGTGGCGCACCTCGACACCCTCGGTGCCAACGTGCGGGCGCTGAAGGACAACGGCCGCGTCAGTCTGCTCCCTATCGGCACCTGGTCCAGCCGGTTTGCCGAAGGCGGCCGGGTATCGCTGTTCACCGACACCAGTGTGCTGCGCGGGACGATCCTGCCCCTGAAGGCTTCCGGCCATGCCTTCAATGAAGGGGTCGACCACCAGCCCATCAGCTGGGACCACATCGAGCTGCGGATCGACGAGTTCTCAGAGACCCGGGAGGATCTGGTGCGTCTGGGTGTGAACATCGGCGATTTCATTGCGGTGGATCCGCAGCCGGAAATCACCGAATCGGGTTACGTATCGTCTCGCCATCTCGACGACAAGGCCGGCGTGGCTGCGCTGTTGGCCGCCTGCAAGGCAATCGTCGAGAGCGATCTGTCGCTGCCAGTGTATTTCCATCCGATGTTCACGGTGACCGAAGAGGTGGGGTTCGGGGCCTCGGCGATTCTCGACGAGCGGATCAGCGAGATGATCGGGATCGACATCGCCATCCCGGCGTCGGGGCAGAACTCGCGCGAACGCGGCGTCACGATTGCCATCGCCGACTCGTCGGGGCCGTTCGACTACCACCTGACCCGCAAGCTGCTGAATCTTTGCCACGACCATGGGGTTGACCATCAGCGCGACGTCTTCCCGTATTACTTTTCCGACTCGGCTGCGGCGCTGCGGGCCGGATTCGATATCCGTCACGCGCTGATCGGCTTCGGCGCCGATTCCTCGCATGGCTGGGAGCGGACCCACCTGTCGTCGCTGACGTCGGTGGCCGAGCTGTTGACCCTGTATGCGCAGAATGGCCCGGTGGTTGCGCGCGATACCAAGCCCATCGGGCCGCTCGAAGGTTTTCCGCACCAGGTCGAGCCGGCGCTGTTGGACCATGAGGTCACCTCACTGCCGCGGCCCAAGGAATTCCTCGAATAAGCGGGGCAGCTTCGCCTTTTGGCAGGACTCGGGTAAGCTTGCGGCCTGAATGAAGTGTCGCGCGAGAGACCGTCACCCGGTGACGGCACCGAAGGCGCAAACCGCCCGGGTGAGACGGCATCGAAGCATGTCTTCGATGCCATCGAACGACCCGCCAGGAGGGCGGGGCCGGGGCTGGGAAGGACGCTGAGTGTGCGCCATGGATGGCGAAGTTGACGTAAGGTATTGATAACGTGTCGCGCGAGAGACCGTCACCCGGTGACGGCACCGAAGGCGCAAACCGCCCGGAATCGCTCAGGTACCCAGGAGCGCGACACCGCAGCAAAACTCTGGAGAGCGGCCGCCTCGAGCGGTCCACCGATGGGGCAGGCGCAGTGCGCCCGAACTCTCAGGTACCAAGGA is from Flagellatimonas centrodinii and encodes:
- a CDS encoding ATP-binding protein, which codes for MTDLGQGLAFRWARGALTPVTPLHQVDPASLIGIDRQKQAFFDNLQQFVHRHPANHTLLTGARGTGKSSLVKAALHLYGDSGLRLVEVSPHDLTDLPDIVAPLRERQERFVLYVDDFSVSAQDHRLTALKTALDGGLEAPPENMLIVATSNRRYLLPTVRSDNDEFHWEDGELHPGESTEEKISLSERFGLWLSFQPFSQDQYLEAVGLHLQQMGAPPMDNDTRTGALRWALSRGSRSGRVAQQFARHHAGQHRLQAP
- a CDS encoding alpha/beta fold hydrolase, which produces MTAQAPDWGGIERGAGRPLVLLHGLGMTHAAWAPVMEALARHRRVLALDVPGFGTTPMLPDQTPTLEALATALQHELDRRGIAGPVDVAGNSMGGGIALALALQGGARSVAAISPAGLWPVDSPWHTRPVLRTLRFALRKGSSLADYLLRFGLARRLMLAVPMSVRGDRIPADVARAQAHHLATAPGVIPTLEAIGPLAHPERLNVPCSIAFGRRDWLLTRGAQRRDRVPASVKWSHPAGWGHVPMWDDPAGVATWILDATA
- the ettA gene encoding energy-dependent translational throttle protein EttA produces the protein MSQYVYTMNRVGKTVPPKKEILRDISLSFFPGAKIGVLGYNGAGKSTLLKIMAGIDKEFHGEARPQPGIRMGYLPQEPRLDPSKDVRGNVEEALTDIFRIKAELDKVYAAYAEEDADFEKLSEKQQKLESELETLDGHNVDMILDKAAEALNLPAWDADVSRLSGGERRRVALCRLLLSKPDMILLDEPTNHLDAESVAWLEKFLKDFPGTIIAVTHDRYFLDNVAGWILELDRGHGIPWQGNYSSWLEQKDKRHEVEQKQDDARAKAMKEELEWVRQNPKGRQTKSKARIKAYEELASQEYQKRSETKELYIPPGPRLGDVVLEVDNVGKQYDGRWLYQGLNFRIPRGAIVGIIGANGRGKTTLFRMLTGQETPDEGSIRVGETVKIAYVDQNRDALDGDKTVFQEIANGQDILRAGSFEMPSRAYIGRFNFKGESQQKRLKDLSGGERNRVHLAKLLLAGGNLLLLDEPTNDLDVETLRALEEALLDFPGNALVISHDRWFLDRIATHILAFEDSGEIVFLEGNYREYEDDFRRRTGAEPGVNRRNRHKKLA
- a CDS encoding MarR family winged helix-turn-helix transcriptional regulator, whose product is MNSVVTPNDELTRLASALRRIAQGLDSHSKLLEVRAGLTASQLLCLQVLAVQGSLPASRLAAAVSLTPGTISLVLDRLEAKGLVQRVRSPRDRRQFDLVLTDAGRQRMQEAPGVLPAIFVERFATLPSSRQQRLVQTLDDLTALMQPLKEPTRSA
- a CDS encoding N-acetylglutaminylglutamine amidotransferase, giving the protein MCGFAGERRFDGRAASVESVAAMSAAVARRGPDAEGVYAQGPLAVGHRRLKIMDLSERAQQPMIDPLLGLGVVFNGALYNHPELRAELRADGYHFHSEGDTEVILKAWHRWGEDCVQHFQGMFAFALWERDSGRLVLARDRLGIKPLYYSRDGRRLRFASTLPALLAGGDISSEIDPVALHHYLHFHAVVPAPHTLLAGVRKLAPGTLQVIEPDGQVRERCYWSLSFERNADDTRRSFDDWRDEVLAATRLAVHRRLVSDQPVGALLSGGVDSSLIVGLMAENGANLRTYSIGFEDVGSEKGNEFEYSDCVAQHFATQHQQIRIDSRNLLRRLPEAIAAMSEPMVSHDCVAFYLLSEAVSEHSKVVQSGQGADEVFGGYHWYPPLLDSADGAGDYARGFCDRDQAEYRQVVSPALACADDVSRDFIARHFGAPGATRPVDQALRMDTTVMLVDDPVKRVDNMTMAFGLEARVPFLDHELVELAARIPAEHKLAPHLGEAGGKHVLKEAARAVIPAKVIDRPKGYFPVPALKYLRGDFLDYTRDLLRNDAARRRGLFQSPYVDTLLADPEAHITPLRGSKLWQLALLEGWLQTHVDSH
- the ngg gene encoding N-acetylglutaminylglutamine synthetase: MTTPSRRHHRADARLARRTGVSLDHWAQQAGDPALRPDKRDVSIDCGWGHLLLAQTYDDAATVARHLDAESTGRRNIAIYVRDPHVILAQQPQKLFLDPSHTFRLWLSSWQPRRPRRTSFTLRRLRTKADAQAIHRIYQARGMVPAAPEFVWKNRAGRLLTYFVAEDDRTGQVVGTVMGVDHVQAFDDPEQGSSLWCLAVDPTAHAPGVGQALVNTLAAHYQARGRAFMDLSVMHDNDQAIGLYEKMGFQRVPVFAVKCKNAINESLFVPHAPAGELNPYAQIIADEALRRGIRVDVLDAENGYLRMTLGARSLVCRESLSELTSAVAMSRCQDKRVTSRLLAGAGLRVPGQRVADGSADDVTFLRKLGAVVVKPADGEQGAGISVDVRTSRELRTAIKQAHRVHETALIEEYCPGDDLRIVVIGFEVVAAALRKPPEVVGDGQLQVGELIEKLSRRRQAATQGESRIPIDRETERCIKRDGYTMDTVLPAGTVLRVRKTANLHTGGTLHDVTDRLHPTLRDAAVRAARTLEIPVTGLDFLVTAPDAPDYVIVEANERPGLANHEPQPTAQRFVDLLFPLTSPPEDPRAQA
- a CDS encoding osmoprotectant NAGGN system M42 family peptidase, producing MRKLEIDNDYIRQVLLELLAIPSPVGFTDEVVHYTCGKLRELGIPFELTRRGAIRATIKGETDRPACAVVAHLDTLGANVRALKDNGRVSLLPIGTWSSRFAEGGRVSLFTDTSVLRGTILPLKASGHAFNEGVDHQPISWDHIELRIDEFSETREDLVRLGVNIGDFIAVDPQPEITESGYVSSRHLDDKAGVAALLAACKAIVESDLSLPVYFHPMFTVTEEVGFGASAILDERISEMIGIDIAIPASGQNSRERGVTIAIADSSGPFDYHLTRKLLNLCHDHGVDHQRDVFPYYFSDSAAALRAGFDIRHALIGFGADSSHGWERTHLSSLTSVAELLTLYAQNGPVVARDTKPIGPLEGFPHQVEPALLDHEVTSLPRPKEFLE